From Platichthys flesus chromosome 19, fPlaFle2.1, whole genome shotgun sequence:
TGCACAAATCACACCATAAATACACATTCTCCTCTATATCCTTAATTATTAACCCATATCATACAAAAACATATCATACATATGTACAGACGAGTGTCACTGAGAAGACATGAGGAGAAGCCGGTGTGAAGGTGAACACAGTCACTGGACTCTTCATCAGCCCcggagctaaatgctaacaatATCTACACCTGGGCCCATTTGAGCCGATTTACTACAAActaatattttcataaaaatcttgaattatACTAGTGTTAGTTAAACTAGCTTTCATGTATCATTGTGTCACTTGTAAatttttaaggttttaatttaaatatattactTCTAATGTGCAGTTACTCTTTTTGGCCACTTGGAGGCCGCATAACCGTCTGTAAACTCAATACATGAATTCACCAAATATTCTAAAGTTCTGGATTCATCAGGACTATTGAGAATTCGTAAATGAACATTAAGACAAACGAAATAATACACGATCAGgaaataacaatttaaatacatttataggttttgtctgtttgttcctTTAGAGCCGACACGTAACCACTTCTTTAATCCACATCAGTGGATTTTGTCCACATGGGGGCAGCAGAACCAGCTGTAAACACGTTATCTATCAGATTATCAGGTTGATGTGGCTCACGTAACAAAGTCAAACagacagaataaaaaatggtCCCGTTAACAGACCTGTTATCTAGGTGAGGAGTTCCTCAGGGCTCCATTCTTGAGCCTTTATACTTTTTATAAAGTCGCTCTAAGGGCACTTTTTTTCCGCATGTTTTTTGAAGCTGTGTATTTACACCTGAACCAAAACTGTTGATATGTAAATGAATCATCTCAATTTTAAAtttacttaaaataaataagtcaCTTTCTGAGCTTTTTAATCCTTAAACATGAAAAAGAGGAAGTTGCATTATTACACGTGAACCGCGTTTATCACCGAGTGCGTCAGTGACTGGATCACCTGCTCATAACTGTTTCTCAcagcaaatacacaacatgAACATTAggtcaaaaaataaaacataaataaaatgtgttgcgCTGCAGGTCCTTCATTAACCCTCAGTAAAGTGATGTGTTGcacaagcagctgctgctgattcattttcatgctcAGACGATCACAGAGCGACTCCAGCCTCAGCACATGCAGCTCAGACAGACAGTGCAGGGGATTCAGCAGGAGAATTGAGATGAGGATCCGGCAGCGAGGGTTTAGTAACATTCACGTTCCTTCAGAAGAGTCTTCATCGACCTGCGGCTGAGCCGGACATGAGAACTGGTGCAAAGTGAAAATGTTCAGGTGACGGAGCTTCAGGGACACGTGAcctgtgttttttgttgctgtgcaTGCTGGGAGACGAGGACGTGGAGGAGGTCACTTCCTGCAGGTGGACGTGGAGGCAGCGATGTTCATGTCTTCACGTTTCTCGTCCCCGTTAGACGTCGTCAAATATCCGGCTGCGGGACGAGGACATGGACAGATAGCGTCCTCCTGCGTGTCTGatgaaacacaaagtgtgaacaCGACTGAAACAAGTCTCGACCCAACAACACGTCACCCACTGGTTTTTCAGCTGCTGTTCTGAAGCCTCCAGTTtgacatgttgtccatcttggttattttgaaaccagaagtaaccatatttggaggagttTGGGGGTGGAGCCTAACTGATAGCAGAAGGACAGtgcacgcccacctacacctgccaCCTGCACTCATCGGAGGTACCAGCTGTCAAAAAAACTGTGGTACCCaccccccaaaacacacagagctttatGGTCTAAATAATCATGATTTACTTAATatgaagacttgaaactagagattgagacaTGACCGTTAAAATAATCAATATCTATGCAAAATGTCCACAGCATGCGACGTGTGTCATAGCACTGATTCAGAAAAGAACTAAATGTCAGCACAGCTCGAGTGACGGCAAGTTAAAACAGAGTGTGGTGATGTCCCACATGTCTCATATATAACTAATAAGATAGATAACTTCATCAAACACACAGCGGAGGACGATTACCTTCCAGGCTCGGCGTCCAGAGGGTCGTCTGCCAGAGTCTCAGCGCTGAAGTCTAAAGGTTCggcgtcctgcagcagctccatgtGGTCTCGCTCCACTCGACTCCCAGAGCGAGAGTATTTAGCCTCTGTTCAACAAACCAGTCATTGTGATCAACACTCGAGTGAACAGCTGAGCGACGACTGATCATGTGTCTGCTGTCATGTGACTCACGTCTGTTGCTGCTGGAGGTCACAGTGTCGGAGTAACTGGTCTCCTTCATCTCATGGCTGCTCCGGTTCCTCGCAGCCAAGTCCTCCCTCTGGTTTCCGTAACGCTCCTTCCACTCCTGCAGggcacagcacagacacatggtgGCGCTATAACAGTGAGTCTCTCAGAGCTGTTCTGAGAAGCACTAACTATTCTCCAAACTAAACTCTCTACTGGCAAAACAAGTTTGTGTTTGAAGAAGAAACTAAGACTCACTCTGCGTCTGTTCTCTCCGTCTTCAACCCTCTGCCGCTTCCTTTTCTctgagaagagacacagacagttGTCAACCCTGGTTTCTAAGCAGGATTCTGTTACTGTGGATGTTTTCAATATGCTCACCTCGTCGGATCAGCTCCTTCCCCTCAtcgatgaggtcagaggtcatttcACTGTCGCCCAGGAACTGCGGGAAGCCCAGAAGATTCAGACAGCGAGTTCCCAAACTGAGGAAAGAGTCGGTTACACCTCAGAGCTGAATCACACAAtcatctgacctctgacccctgggCCTCAACATTATTTATCCTTAATCATTCCCTGTTCCACCATCAAAGTTCCAGCTGCTCTTCTGCAGTAGATTTTAAAATCGTTTCCAGATGGTCAGAGTTTCACATTCAAACTTTGTTCAAACATTTCAGAGCTGAAACTCACCTGAAGTAAGTGGCGATGCAGAGGATGAGGATCAGCATGGGGTAGTAGATATAGAAGCCGTTAGCGATAAAGGAGAGAACACGCATTGATCCCATGATCTGAAAACAAGTCAGACAGGAACATGTTTACTCCAGAGAAAGGAAACATGAATCCAGACCACAGTGTAAACGATATGATGTGTTCATTCATCTTCCAATCTGATTCATTTGTTCCCGTAGAGCTCAGAATGCTAGTGTACATAGAGTATTGTTCTgtggccactagggggcagtgtACTCTGCAGCTGTGTGCTGGTGATTTACTGAGGTGTAGGctgtctgctccttcagctggTGGGAGATGGCAGAGTCCATGTGGATTAAACCCAGGAAGTTGAGACACAGTGGAGGAGTTAGACGACAGAACAACctgcaggtcaaagttcagaaGAAGACATGACCGTCTGCACATCAAAGACGTTCCTGGTCCTGGCAGATCGCtgcactctgattggctgtcataCTTACATGCCACTGAACTGGAGGCTGTAAGCATCCGTCTGGTGATGGGAGGCCAGGTAGTAGTAGTTAAAGACCCGGATGCGGAACACGGTGGAGTAGACGCAGgtgcacaggaagaagatggtgaTGAAGCACGCCATCTGGTGGTCAGAGGGGATAATACAGACATGTGGCAGTGTGGTCAGttacaaaaaaattatttactTCTGACTAAAAATCATTAActcactttatttttattcattattatattgatgtattaacatcttttattttgctgttaCTTCCTGTGAGTGTCGTGAGGTTTAATGAACCTGTTACTGAACTGATCTGAGTTATAAATAAAGTGGTTTGACAGTTCGGAGACGAGAGGACGTGGTGTCCTCAGCGTGGACGTGTGGACGCTCTCACCTCGATGTACAGGTAGTTGTAGTCTCGCTCGGCCAGCTGGATGAACACAGCGAACAGAGAGAGGACGGGCCGCGTGCTGAAGAAGGTGCATTCGGACCAGACCACGGCCACGCTGAACAGggtcagcaccacggacagcagCCGATAGAACCAGCACTTCAGGAGACACTCCCAGTACcactctgtacacacacacacacgtgaccaCGTATCAgctgatgacctctgacctctacaGCCATGTTTACATTGGGAGCGGGGCCCTGTGCTCGGACCCACCTGCAGTCGGGTTGTAGACGTATCTGTTGAACCAGCTGACTGGGCCGGACGACGGGAAGCTGTGGACGAACTGGTGACTGGAGCTGGTCTCATTCTTGGCCACGTCCTCCAGGTGGATGGCCTGCTGCAGGAGGATCTGCCACTGAACACGAgtcctgttgtgt
This genomic window contains:
- the lmbrd2b gene encoding G-protein coupled receptor-associated protein LMBRD2B — its product is MSGAALGIEIVVVFFLALFLLHRYGDFRKQQRMVLFGTLLAWYLCFLIVFILPLDVSTTIYKQCKIDHEEHATVPTVNPPSSNHTTTNSSVAPTKSSPKLCYKPWSYIPDGIMPVFWRVVYWTSQCLTWLLLPFMQSYARSGGFSITGKIKTALIENAIYYGTYLLIFGSLLIYVAVHPNWHLSWYELQTIGITAANTWGLFLLVLLLGYGLVEIPRSYWNSSRHQHLLIKTYFKASKLMTEKADAEENLEDVMEEVRKVSECIKYNHPLRKFIDTILRKCPVDYQEKMGRNMDDYEDFDDKQNTYPSERSLVKLHKQVIYAVQRHNRTRVQWQILLQQAIHLEDVAKNETSSSHQFVHSFPSSGPVSWFNRYVYNPTAEWYWECLLKCWFYRLLSVVLTLFSVAVVWSECTFFSTRPVLSLFAVFIQLAERDYNYLYIEMACFITIFFLCTCVYSTVFRIRVFNYYYLASHHQTDAYSLQFSGMLFCRLTPPLCLNFLGLIHMDSAISHQLKEQTAYTSIMGSMRVLSFIANGFYIYYPMLILILCIATYFSLGTRCLNLLGFPQFLGDSEMTSDLIDEGKELIRREKRKRQRVEDGENRRREWKERYGNQREDLAARNRSSHEMKETSYSDTVTSSSNRQAKYSRSGSRVERDHMELLQDAEPLDFSAETLADDPLDAEPGRHAGGRYLSMSSSRSRIFDDV